The following is a genomic window from Candidatus Omnitrophota bacterium.
TAACGACTGCTGTGCCTTCTTTGAAGGCTGAAGCCGAACTGTTCTTAAACGAGGCTCAAGAGTTAAATTTGATATTTTCCGCCATTATTAATAGGGCCGGAAAACGTTAATTGGGTATTGGGATTTGGACATTCATTCGTCATTGGGATTTGGTAATTGTGGCTTAAGCTGATATACCGTTCTCTGATGTTCTCTAACTGATAAACTGATGTTCTGATATACGCAGTTAACCCTGATAACCTTTACTTATCCGTAACCATAACCGATAAACGTAACCCAATACCCGTTCCCTCCCTAGATTTTCATTGTAAAAGCCGCGAAAATATGATATAAAATCAGTTATACACCGAGTCCCGAGCCCTCCCAGCAGGAGACAATTAATACAAGATGTCCGGTTATTTTCTGAGGCTAATCAAGGCGCGGCATATTCTGCGAAGCATGGTCCTGAAGAACTTGAAGGACAAATATGTCGGCTCAACACTGGGTATCTTCTGGGCGGTGATAAACCCCCTGTTGATCATGTCGGCCGTATCCTTTGTTTTCACTCAGGTGATGCAAACCCCGATACGGCGCTACCCGCTGCTGGTATTAAGCGCCTACCTTCCCTGGAATTTCTTCGTTAACTCCGCCACTGAAAGCGCCGCCTGCATAAGGCAGAATCAAGGCATACTCTCTCAATACACCATCCCCCGCGAGGCCATACCCGTATCAGTCGCGCTCGCCGATTTCCTGAACTTTTTATTCGGATTCGCGGCGATGCTGCCGATATTCATCTTCATGAACAGGGGGGCCGCGGGATGCCTGTGGCTGCTGCCTTTGGTAATGGCCCTGCATCTGGCATTCACCGTCGGGATCTCCTTATTGTTCAGCATCATCAATATATATTTCAGGGATTTTTCCCAGCTCCTGGGAGTGGGAATGCTGTTCTGGTTCTGGGTCACGCCGGTCTTCTACACCCTGGAGATGATGCCTGCCGGCCTTCGCGGGGCATTCCTGGCCAACCCCGCCACATGCTATACGGTTATTTACAGGGAATTATTATATAACGGCCGCTGCGGCGGCATATCCATGTGGGTATTGGCCGTTATCTTCGCTTTGGCGAGTTTGGCGGGTGGATACATCTTATTTGCCGCCAAAGAAAAGGATATCCTCAAGCATATTTAGATGATAACGCTGGAAGACGTTTGGCTGAAATACAGGATAGCGTTCAAGGAAGGCGCGAGGGCCGTTTGCGAGGATTTCTGGGCGCTTAAGGGCATAGACCTGAATGTCGGCAAGGGAGAGTGTTTCGCGGTCATCGGAGAGAACGGCTCAGGCAAGACCACGCTCCTGAGGGTGATCAGCGGCATGCTAATGCCTGACAAGGGCAGGGTGCGCCTGGGAGGAAGGGTCGCCGGGCTTATGGAGATACAGGCCGGTTTCCATCCTGAACTGACCGGCAGGGAGAATATCTACAATATCTCGGCGCTTTCAGGCCTGAGCGCCGATGAGACAGGCGCCTGTTACGCGGACATGGTTGAGTTTGCCGCCATCGGCAGGTTCATCAACGCCCCGGTAAAGACATACTCCCAGGGCATGCTTGTGCGCCTTGCCTTTGCCATAGCCATACACGCGCGCACCGACATATTGCTGGTTGACGACATATTCGCGGTAGGCGATATTTATGCCCGGCGCAAGTGCATTAATAAGATGTTTGAGCTGAAGGATAAGGGCCTGACCATTATTTTTGTTTCTCATGACCTGGATATTGCCAGGCGGCTGTGTAAAAGAGGCGTGCTGCTCAGGGAAGGCAGGGTTATCAGGGCCGGTTCAATAGACGGACTCGTCAGTTATTATCTTGAGACGGTAGGCAATAAGGAAGGTATAGCCCTGCTGCAAAAAGGGCGGCTGGCAATTATTTTTAATAACGGCAAGCTGATCATCAGGTGGAACGACTCCGCTCTTACCAAGGGCGCGGCCGGGCATACGGTGATGAGCTCTTCGGGCAGGACATATCAGTCAGATACCGCCTCCTGGATTATCCGGCAGCCGGCGGCAGCCGATGAGATCGTTGCCGTAGGCAGGTGGCCGGATATGCCGGCTGAGCTTATCTGGAAGATACGCTGCCGCGGCGAAAAGGAATTCAGCTGGGATGTAACTCTGCAGGCGCGCGCACAGGCCCGGATAGAGGATTACACGGCCAGATTGATCCTGACCGACGAATACGAGGGCTGGTTTACATCGCAGGAGGAATACGTTTTTCCGGAGGCGTTCCTGCATGAGAACGAATGGCAGAGCCGCCGGATAGACGATCATCTTAACTGGCTGATAGGGTTAAAGACGGGAGCCGATAGCGGCGAAGGCCTGCCAACGCTTGTTTTAGACAGCTCAGGCGCGGATAAACAGGGCGCCTGCCAGATCGGCAATACCGGCATTGAGGCCTCTGCCAGAGGTATTCAGTTCAATTACGTTAATCCGGAACCAGAGCATGCCGCGGGCAGCTATAAGTTTTTTTCAACCGGCGTGAAGTTATTTGAGGAGCGGGACAGGCAGGATTTTGAATGTTATATGGCGCGGGCAAGGCAGGCCGGCAGGCGCAGGATCATCAGCCGCGGCCCGCTCGCCCTGTGTTGCGGGCAGCGCAAAATAGAGATTTTCCTGCGGGATGCGCTTTTAAGCAGCGGCGCGGGGCTGGATACGAAATTCATCTGGCAGGGCCGTACCTACAGCGCCGCCGGAGGTAACTGGTCCGTAGAAAAAGAAGGAGATAATTATCTTGTAGTTAATATCTTTTGGGGGCCCGAAGCGCCTTTTTTCCAGGTATGGAGAATGGAACTGCGGGATGAGTCCGCCATTTTCTGGCAGGCGGATATGGAAATAAGAGATGGGCTGGAGATCAGGAACAGGCAGGTTGAGCTTTTTCTCAGCGGCCGATATGACAGGTGGTTTACGCCTTCGGAAAACGGCGACTTTGGGGCAGTGGAAAAAAAAGGCAACACAGTCATACTAAGTAAATACATAAACGATTTTTCCGGCGTAGAACAGTCCTGCCTTATGCCGGCGGTTACCTTCGCCAATCAAGACGGCCGCGCCAGAGTGTCGTATATTTCCCGGGGCCAGGACAAGGAATTAAATACGAAGCTGCATTATCTGGAGATAGATCCCGCCGCTGACGCGGCGCTTGAAGCAGGCAGGCACGCCTTTTTTAAGGGGGCCATAAGGATAGCGCCCAGGCAGGGACAAAAAGGCGTTGACGCGGTTGTCAATAATAACGGCGCGGCCGCGGCGATAAATTTTAACGGCGTTTCTCTGGATTTCAGGCACGGCAGGATGCGTCTTTTCTATGAAGGCGTTGAATTGACAAAAGGGCTGGGCCTTTACTCTGCGGTTTTGCATGAAGGCAACTGGCATGATTCTTCGCAGGGACTATGGAAGGTCGAGGCCTCGGACAGGGAAAGGTTCGTCGCCGTGGGCCGCTGGCCGTGGCTGCCTGTCAGGCAGGAATGGGAAGTAACGCTATTGGATGGCCGCGATATCATCTGGCGCATAACCAGGGATACCCGGGACGGCTTTGATCCCGACAAGGAGCAGGTTAACCTGATGCTGTCGGATAATTACCGGGAGTGGTTTGTCCGGGAAAGGGCGCGGGGAAGGTTTCCCGAAGAGTTTGCCGAGCATACCCGCGGCGGGTTCTGGGAGCGGTTATGGTCGGCGGCAGCGCAGTCGCCGGTCGGCGCCAAAGGGCCTGGGCTGCCGTCTGTCCTCCTGGACTGTTCAGAGAGCCCGGTTCCCGGCCGCCTGTGCATTGAGAACACGGACGCGTTATTCAAGGCCAGGGTCCTGCAGTGCGAATCGGCGCAGCAAAAACATTTTAGCGGAAAGATAAAGATATGCTGAAGGGCCTTTTATTTAATAACAGGAACAGGCGCGCGATAGAACGCGCCGGCATAAAAATAGATATTGATGAAGAGCGCCGCTTCAGGATCTACCATAACGGCAGCGAGCTCAGCAAGCTGCAGGGCATGCGCGTCTGTTTGTTTTCAGAGGGCAGATGGCACTATTTTCCCGCCAAAGACAGTATCTTGAAGATAAGCAGGCCCGATGAAACCAGTTTTAGTTTGCGGCTTTACAATAGAACGCTGCCTGTTGTCCTGCATTGGGGAATGGAGCTGGGTGAGGGCAGCCGGTTGAAATGGAGCGTGGAATTAGAGCTAAAGGGGCCCATACGGCTGGATGCCGTGAAGGCCGTAGTGCTCCTCAGCCGTTCCTATAAAAGCTGGTTCTCTTATTCCGGCGCTAAAGAGGGCCTGTTCGCTGATAGCGCCGGAGAATTCCGGCAGGAGATCGGTATTGCCGATTCTGATTTTTTAAGCATTGGCGCGGACAGGCCGGAAATTGCCACGCTGCTGTTAAGGGCGGTTGATTCGCCTTTAAATGTTTCTTTGTGTAACACGGATGATCTGTCTTCCTCGCGTGAAGTTGATCTCTGCTGCAACGGGCAGAAGGAATTTTATGCCCCCGGCAGGCACTCTTGTTTTCAGGCGGTTATTGAACTCTGCGGGGATAAGTCCGCAGTAGAAAATATCATTCAGGATGTAAAAGGCAGAAAGAGGCGCGAAGAAGAAGAGGCGCTGCGTAAAAAGGAAGAGGAGCGCCTGGCGGAAGAAGAACAGCGCCGGCTAGAGGAAGAACGCCTGCGCCAGGAGGAACAAAGGCGCCTGGAAGAAGAGCGCCGAAAACAGGAAGAGCTCAAGCGCCTGGAAGAAGAGCGCCTGAGAATTGAGCGCGCGCGGGACCGGCAGCGGCGCACGCTTGAGGCGGGTGATTTCAGGATTTATTTTGACTACAATAACCGTTTCCATTTCTACCACAGGAATGAGGAGTTTACCAAGGCGCATGGCCTGCATACGGGTATATTTTCAGAGGGCCGCTGGTATGGTTCGGCGGATTCAGAGGCCGCTATAGAGAATAGTGAGCCGGGTAGATTAAGGATCAATTTCAGGCACAGACATCTGCCCGTTATTCAATCCTGGGACCTGCGGTTAGATTCCGCGGGAGTAATCAGGTGGAGCGTTGATATGCGGCTTGAGCAGCCGTTAAGGATAGAGCGCAGGAACGCCTGCCTGTTTTTGTCCCGCGCCTATGACAGGTGGCTTGCGCCTCCGGACGCGGGGGCGTTCCCCGCGGCATTCGGCCTGCAATGGCAGATGGCCAGCCCTTCGGAGAGCAGGCCGGGCTTTATAGGGCTGACGTCCGGGATGAAGCAGCTGCCGGGCATAACATTAAAGGGCTCCGAAGACGGCGGCCGCCTGGCTGTTCATAACGCGGATATGGATGTCTCATCCCGCGTCCTTGAGGAGCGTTTTGAAGAGCGCGTAGAGTTTTACAAGGCAGGCGATTACTCTTTCTCGCGGGCGGTCATCCGGCTTTATAATGATAACGCGGCCATCGAGGGCGCGTTCAAAGAGGCGGAAGAAAAAGAGAACGCGCTCAGAGAGTTGCGCAAAGAGCGGCTGAGGCGCGCCGCCGGGCTAAGGCAGGGGAGAAAAGAATTTGAGGGGCTGCGCCTGCGCCCCGCGGCCTCGCGCGTCGTTATTTACGGCGATTCCCAGGGCCTGCACGATAAGATCAGCGGCGAGGCAGGCGGTTTTAACAGGGCCGTAGCGTGCATTAAGGCAGAAAGCGGCACAGCCGCGGTAGGTATCTCACGGTTTAATTTCTTCAAGATCCATGAGGTCGTCCAGTTCATCTCTACTTTGAGGAACGCGCGGATCGATACGCGCCCTGTCTGCCTGCCGCTGTTTCCGGCAAGCGGTATTTACTCCAGTTTTCTTAATTACATAAAGGAGATCAAATCTCTCGTCGCAGGAAAGGGCATCGAACTTTTCTTAAAAGACGTTGATCTGCTCAAACTCCTGCAGGCTGTGTCTTCGCAGTCCAATAGAGATAACGAGAGGGACCTGCTGCGGCTTCTGGGGCTGATAGCCGAGCATCCCTTTATCGGGCCGCAGACGCTGGTCCTCGACACAACGCATAAATGCAATACAAACTGCGCCCATTGCTGGATACACAACCCCCGCAGCAAGACGCCCCCCGCCGTGCTCGAATCAAAGATGGACGACCGCCTGTACAGGAAGATCATTGACGACGCGGCAGCCATTTTGAGCGACGAGGTCATAATACAGGGCGACGGAGAGCCGCTTCTGGACGACCGCTTTATCGAGATGGCGCGTTACGCCAGGGACAAGGGGTTAAAGGTCCTGTTCTTTACCAACGGCATACTCCTGGATGAGGCGACGGCTAAATGCCTGATAGACCTGGAGGTCAATGAGATATTCTGCAGCCTGCCCGCCGGGACCGACCTGACCTACAGCTGGATAAATTCGCGGCAGTCAAAAGACACCTTCCACAGGATCGTCGGCAATCTGAAAAACCTGATCTCCCTGAGGAACGGCTCGGGCAGGCCCCTGCCGCTTTTGCAGATGACCCACGTGATACACAATATGAATTGCCATGAGATCGAGCAGATGTCCGCTGTTGACGCGGACATAGGCGCGGACAGGGCACGCTTCTACCTGGCCCGCCTTGACGAGAACATCGCGCATTTAAAGATACTATCTTCACAGGTAGAGGCGCTAAAGGCATCCCTGCGGAAGGCCGCCGCGTTGCTTAAAGAAAGCAAAATAGACCTGCAGGACAATATTTTTTTCCAGCTGGACAATTATCAGCCGGAGACCGGTTACTGGTCGCAGGGCCGTTTTCTTGAAACGGGCTGCCCGGTGGGGTGGTTTTTCGCGCTGATATTGGCTGGAGGAGAATTGAGCATGTGCTGCCATATGCGGGTGGTCGGGCGCCTGGGGGAAAGATCGCTGAGGGAGGCGTGGAATTCCCGGGAATACAACGATTACAGGGTCAAGGCCAAACATATGCGGGACAATATGGACGCGCGTTTCTCAAACGGCGTCAAGCTTTACGATGATTTCTGCAATCATTGCGATACGCATCAGGTGATCTTAAGGATAAACGGCCTGCTGGAGCGATACGGGCTGAAGAAATTCTTATAAAAGATATGAAGATATCATTGGTAAATCTGCCCTGGAGGAGTTTTGGCAGGGAGGGGGTGAGGGCTGGTTCCCGCTGGCCGCATTTGAAGGCCCGCTCGGAGAAAGAATATCTGCCTTTCCCCTTTTTTCTCGCCTACGCGGCGGCGCTGCTTAAAAAGAACGGATTTAACGCGCGGCTCATTGACGCCATCGCCAGCGGCCTGTCTTACAGGCGGTTTTCGCGCCGGATGCGCTCCAGCCGCCCCGACATCCTGGTCTGCGAGACGTCCACGGTGACCCTCAAGCATGACTTGCGGGTCCTGAAGGGCCTGGGGAGCAAGGCGGAGATCATCCTTTGCGGCCCGGATGTCAATATCCGCCGGCCGGATTTTCTCAGGGAGAACGGATTTATAAAATATGTGCTGTCCGGAGAATATGAATTTACGCTCCTTGAACTGCTGCAGCATCTTGATGAGGGCCGCGGCCTTGATGAGGTAAAGGGGATCATATACCGCTCTAACGGCGGCGTGAAGATCAATCCCGCGCGGCCCCTGGTTGACCTGGACCGCCTGCCCTGGCCTCTGCGCGAAGGCCTGCCGATGTCGCGTTACAACGATGCCCCGGGAGACATACCCATACCGTCGGTGCAGATGATGGCCTCACGCGGCTGCCCGTTTCGCTGCAAGTTCTGCCTCTGGCCGCAGGTGATGTATCAGGGCAGCCATTACAGGGCCAGGAGCGTCGTGGACGTCGTTGATGAAATGGAATACCTGGTCAGGAATTCGGGATACAGGTCGGTCTATTTTGACGACGATACCTTTAACTGCGGCAAAGAAAGGATGCTCGGCCTCTGCGCTGAGATCAAGAAGAGGGGCCTGAATATCTTCTGGGCGATAATGGCAAGGGCCGACCTGATGGATGAGGAGATCCTGGTGAATATGAAAGAGGCGGGGTTGTTTGCCGTCAAATACGGCGTGGAATCCGCCGATAACTCCCTGTTGGACAATATCAATAAGGGTATGTCGCTTGAAAAAACAGAGGCCGTCATCAAGATGACCAGGGCGCTGGGCATCAAGACCCACCTGACCTTTACCCTGGGCCTTCCGGGAGAGACCAGGCAGACCATAAAAAAGACGGTTGATTTCGCCTTAAAGGCCGATCCGGAATCGCTTCAGTTTTCCCTGGCTACGCCGTTTCCGGGAACGGAGTTCTACAGGGAGATGAAGGAGAACGGCCGGATAATCTCCGCTGATTGGGCAAGATACGATGGAAGCCGCAGCAGCGCGCTCGCCTATGACGATCTCTCCGCGGGCGAGCTTGAGCGCGCCATGAGGTCGGCTTACAGGCGGTGGGCAATGCACCGTTTGAAAAGGGCCCGTTTTGACCGATTGGGGCTAAAGGCGTATTGCCGCTATTCCCTTGTCAATTCAATAAATAGCAACGGAATTGTCATGACCGCTTATAAGGTTTCGCGGTTTGCTTTCAGGTACGCGCTTATGCACGTGAGGGAGGCGTTGGTGTCCTCGCCCCGTAAGATTGAAAACATCGCGCGGGAAAAGGGGTTGAAACTGGGAAGGATGTCCCTGGTCCCGGACGGCCGCGGCCTGAGTTTGTTCTGGGGCGGCCTCAAGTTGACCCGCGGACGCGGATTTTACAGCTTT
Proteins encoded in this region:
- a CDS encoding ABC transporter permease; this translates as MSGYFLRLIKARHILRSMVLKNLKDKYVGSTLGIFWAVINPLLIMSAVSFVFTQVMQTPIRRYPLLVLSAYLPWNFFVNSATESAACIRQNQGILSQYTIPREAIPVSVALADFLNFLFGFAAMLPIFIFMNRGAAGCLWLLPLVMALHLAFTVGISLLFSIINIYFRDFSQLLGVGMLFWFWVTPVFYTLEMMPAGLRGAFLANPATCYTVIYRELLYNGRCGGISMWVLAVIFALASLAGGYILFAAKEKDILKHI
- a CDS encoding radical SAM protein, with amino-acid sequence MKISLVNLPWRSFGREGVRAGSRWPHLKARSEKEYLPFPFFLAYAAALLKKNGFNARLIDAIASGLSYRRFSRRMRSSRPDILVCETSTVTLKHDLRVLKGLGSKAEIILCGPDVNIRRPDFLRENGFIKYVLSGEYEFTLLELLQHLDEGRGLDEVKGIIYRSNGGVKINPARPLVDLDRLPWPLREGLPMSRYNDAPGDIPIPSVQMMASRGCPFRCKFCLWPQVMYQGSHYRARSVVDVVDEMEYLVRNSGYRSVYFDDDTFNCGKERMLGLCAEIKKRGLNIFWAIMARADLMDEEILVNMKEAGLFAVKYGVESADNSLLDNINKGMSLEKTEAVIKMTRALGIKTHLTFTLGLPGETRQTIKKTVDFALKADPESLQFSLATPFPGTEFYREMKENGRIISADWARYDGSRSSALAYDDLSAGELERAMRSAYRRWAMHRLKRARFDRLGLKAYCRYSLVNSINSNGIVMTAYKVSRFAFRYALMHVREALVSSPRKIENIAREKGLKLGRMSLVPDGRGLSLFWGGLKLTRGRGFYSFLNFEGADNGSDGALKWDTQRPDAGSIILRRLYDGAGIEEIWKITALDEKQIGWDVDIEIKKETGVRQEDIGLALTRKYRKWIEEWGEGRFPPLNDYREVELRNARSAVVGVRGRRALRNTLPTVLLDLSAGNNGFLPSVGNSAEGHHGRLLGVRLARGARVRRYAAGRHRLLSARIKIVEEDFAKGGRR
- a CDS encoding radical SAM protein, which encodes MLKGLLFNNRNRRAIERAGIKIDIDEERRFRIYHNGSELSKLQGMRVCLFSEGRWHYFPAKDSILKISRPDETSFSLRLYNRTLPVVLHWGMELGEGSRLKWSVELELKGPIRLDAVKAVVLLSRSYKSWFSYSGAKEGLFADSAGEFRQEIGIADSDFLSIGADRPEIATLLLRAVDSPLNVSLCNTDDLSSSREVDLCCNGQKEFYAPGRHSCFQAVIELCGDKSAVENIIQDVKGRKRREEEEALRKKEEERLAEEEQRRLEEERLRQEEQRRLEEERRKQEELKRLEEERLRIERARDRQRRTLEAGDFRIYFDYNNRFHFYHRNEEFTKAHGLHTGIFSEGRWYGSADSEAAIENSEPGRLRINFRHRHLPVIQSWDLRLDSAGVIRWSVDMRLEQPLRIERRNACLFLSRAYDRWLAPPDAGAFPAAFGLQWQMASPSESRPGFIGLTSGMKQLPGITLKGSEDGGRLAVHNADMDVSSRVLEERFEERVEFYKAGDYSFSRAVIRLYNDNAAIEGAFKEAEEKENALRELRKERLRRAAGLRQGRKEFEGLRLRPAASRVVIYGDSQGLHDKISGEAGGFNRAVACIKAESGTAAVGISRFNFFKIHEVVQFISTLRNARIDTRPVCLPLFPASGIYSSFLNYIKEIKSLVAGKGIELFLKDVDLLKLLQAVSSQSNRDNERDLLRLLGLIAEHPFIGPQTLVLDTTHKCNTNCAHCWIHNPRSKTPPAVLESKMDDRLYRKIIDDAAAILSDEVIIQGDGEPLLDDRFIEMARYARDKGLKVLFFTNGILLDEATAKCLIDLEVNEIFCSLPAGTDLTYSWINSRQSKDTFHRIVGNLKNLISLRNGSGRPLPLLQMTHVIHNMNCHEIEQMSAVDADIGADRARFYLARLDENIAHLKILSSQVEALKASLRKAAALLKESKIDLQDNIFFQLDNYQPETGYWSQGRFLETGCPVGWFFALILAGGELSMCCHMRVVGRLGERSLREAWNSREYNDYRVKAKHMRDNMDARFSNGVKLYDDFCNHCDTHQVILRINGLLERYGLKKFL
- a CDS encoding ABC transporter ATP-binding protein, whose amino-acid sequence is MITLEDVWLKYRIAFKEGARAVCEDFWALKGIDLNVGKGECFAVIGENGSGKTTLLRVISGMLMPDKGRVRLGGRVAGLMEIQAGFHPELTGRENIYNISALSGLSADETGACYADMVEFAAIGRFINAPVKTYSQGMLVRLAFAIAIHARTDILLVDDIFAVGDIYARRKCINKMFELKDKGLTIIFVSHDLDIARRLCKRGVLLREGRVIRAGSIDGLVSYYLETVGNKEGIALLQKGRLAIIFNNGKLIIRWNDSALTKGAAGHTVMSSSGRTYQSDTASWIIRQPAAADEIVAVGRWPDMPAELIWKIRCRGEKEFSWDVTLQARAQARIEDYTARLILTDEYEGWFTSQEEYVFPEAFLHENEWQSRRIDDHLNWLIGLKTGADSGEGLPTLVLDSSGADKQGACQIGNTGIEASARGIQFNYVNPEPEHAAGSYKFFSTGVKLFEERDRQDFECYMARARQAGRRRIISRGPLALCCGQRKIEIFLRDALLSSGAGLDTKFIWQGRTYSAAGGNWSVEKEGDNYLVVNIFWGPEAPFFQVWRMELRDESAIFWQADMEIRDGLEIRNRQVELFLSGRYDRWFTPSENGDFGAVEKKGNTVILSKYINDFSGVEQSCLMPAVTFANQDGRARVSYISRGQDKELNTKLHYLEIDPAADAALEAGRHAFFKGAIRIAPRQGQKGVDAVVNNNGAAAAINFNGVSLDFRHGRMRLFYEGVELTKGLGLYSAVLHEGNWHDSSQGLWKVEASDRERFVAVGRWPWLPVRQEWEVTLLDGRDIIWRITRDTRDGFDPDKEQVNLMLSDNYREWFVRERARGRFPEEFAEHTRGGFWERLWSAAAQSPVGAKGPGLPSVLLDCSESPVPGRLCIENTDALFKARVLQCESAQQKHFSGKIKIC